Part of the Nicotiana sylvestris chromosome 2, ASM39365v2, whole genome shotgun sequence genome, TTTTTGAAATGGGAGGAATAACAAACATTGCTGCTATAGCTCCAGAATCCACAAAATTTAGCAAGTTGATCACATTGAATATGGCCAATAATCTCGAAATCACTGCTATAGAAGACCCCTTTAATCTTGTTGACTTAACATGAATATATATTGAATATACCCAAACTTCAACCAAATGGGATCATATATGTTGGGAAAATAGCTCTGCTCACTTCCCTTGCAATGGTGTCCTAAATCTTAGTATCCTGTCTTAGCAAAAGGCATAGCCTCTATGCATTTCCAGTATTCATATGATACATAAGCCTTGAGAGGTTCTTAGAGTATGGGGTTAAAAGTATTAGAGCCCTACGTCAAAAATGAACAAAGTTAAAAGTGGAGCTCATGCATTAAAAGTAAGCATGAGTTTAAAATTGGAGCCCATAAGCATGGGTTAAAAATGGTTTTTATTTTGTATATTCAACAACAGGATTCTTGAAAATATGGTTGAACATTATCTCCACACGAAGTATTCCGAGTATTTTTTTGGATAAAAATCTTCAGTATCGTCAAATTGGGTTGCTTGATCTGCATCCGGCTTGAATATGTCTTCACCCATTAGCTCTAAACCATTGGCTTTGACATCATTTGTTGGGATAAAAAATAACAAGGCGTCATGTGGAAGCAAATAAACCAGACCTTGAAGACGATAAATGAGATGACAAAGATAATTATACTAAAAACGCAAAATATACTATAATAAGGTTTTGATCAATTGACATGCATATGAGAAaactaatataaaaatataaagagCTATGGAAAGAAAAATCTTCCCTAAATAAAACTCTCTTAAGGACTATATAAGGTAAAATTGGTGAATGACAGTTGGGCGAACGACGGAGTGACACGTGGAACTAAATACAGGTGGGATGTGAGTCAGCAAATAGTTGGCACCGACTGCAAGGTAGTGCTGAACAAGTCCCGAAGACAAAGTAGCCGGAAACAAAGTTTCAAAGCATTGTCATCGGGTAACAGTCAATGGGCAGTTGTCTATAGAGAATATTTGCATTTATAGTCAGCCGTTATGCACCCATCAATAATGATTTTATTCTCATTCAAGAGGTGCTTGATTTGAGGATCTTGTCTCCCTGAATAAGGCCATAAAGAGAAGTATTGACATCCATTGCAGATACGAAATATTCTGTACACAAAAAACTATAATCTATTGTCTTATTACGCGCAATTTTAACACTTGAACATTGCATTCATTCTTGTTATCGGAAAGGCTAAGTTCTCAGGCTTGTTATCTTCCTTAATTTCATTTGGCATCTTGCTTTTTTTCTCATTTAAGTATTATTTTTGGGTCGTATCGATTCGCTCGTCTATAAACCATGCTATAAATTCAAATATACCATTTTACAAGTAAATTATAACTATATTGTGGATggtatttctttcttttttttgtttttctgtgaGGGGGACATCCTTAATTTATAGAGGTCACAATTTATTTCTCCAAAAAATGAATCTGTCAAATACAGAAAAGATCTATACTTTCTTTTTAGGAaaagtaaaaataattaaagtaaTACTTTAACTTTCCTTTACGAGAAAAGTAAAACTCAAATATGATAAGAAAATCATATCAAAAACCCTAAAAGCATACTGATATGAATTGAAAGTATGAGCTTCTATGGATAACGGTAACTATATCTCATTCCCGAACAATTTGGAATCGATTATATGTGAAAGAGGTTCGAAAGAACTTTATCTATTCCTCACCTAATCATATTTTTCATTTGGTTCGAAAGaggttgaagaagaaaaaaaagcaaaagaagaagaaacagcAGCGTTTAAAAGAATTGGACGGAGAAACACATAACTACGTAGTATATCTCATCTATAGTGAGAGAGGTGGATTCCTAGAAAGGCTAGAACTCACAACTTTAGGACAGGAAGACTAAGGTCAAAGTCACAAAGCGAGTTTCCCCGTTGGCTAATCCAAAGCGGCACAGACCACCAAGTACAAAAAACCACGTGGAGACACCATTTCTCACATTGGCAATGTTTATTCAGTCTCCACACACAACTTCCCATTATCACATCCTACATCCTACGCCGTCCATCAAACCATAAATCAGAGATCTTACAATAATTTTATGATATTCCCATTTTCCACACATGGAATTTGGACCCCTCAGCACTATATAATTAACCACTTTCACCACCTTTCATATCATCAAGCCTCAACAACCTCGTTCAACAATCCAACTTTCTTTCTAGTAATTTATTTTCCACTAAAAAAACCAACACATTTGCAAGTTCATTCCTCAGCAGCTATGGCCACTGCCTCCTCAGCCTCTGCTGCTCTTAGAACAATTTCTTCCTCTGCTAAGCTAACCTCTAGCTTTCCAACTACTACTGCTTCTCAAAAGATCAGACCTTTTAAACTCCCTAACCCCCTAATTTCCCAATCTCTTAAACTCAGCACCTCCACTAGCTCCAAGTCATTTTACTGCAAGAGTCAGAGCAGCTCAACTGATTCCACTACAAGTAAGAACATTTAACTTCTGTATCACATAATATCAATCACCTTATGTGCAATCTATGATACATACTCAAAATTTCTtgcgtttttattttttttgttgatttcAGCTAAAGTTCAAGAACTTAGTGTCTACGAGCTCAATGAGCGTGACCGTGGTAGCCCTGCTTATCTTCGCTTGAGCCAAAAGTCTGTCAATTCCCTTGGAGATCTTGTCCCCTTTAGCAACAAAGTACGTTCCTTTTTGGTTCTCACAAAAGGAGTAAAAAAAACGAatcttttctttatattttattcttaTGCTGATCCTTGATATAATATTTCAGCTATATACCGGAGACCTAAAGAAGAGAATTGGAATAACAGCAGGACTCTGCATTTTGATCAAACACGA contains:
- the LOC104238154 gene encoding allene oxide cyclase, chloroplastic-like, which produces MIFPFSTHGIWTPQHYIINHFHHLSYHQASTTSFNNPTFFLVIYFPLKKPTHLQVHSSAAMATASSASAALRTISSSAKLTSSFPTTTASQKIRPFKLPNPLISQSLKLSTSTSSKSFYCKSQSSSTDSTTTKVQELSVYELNERDRGSPAYLRLSQKSVNSLGDLVPFSNKLYTGDLKKRIGITAGLCILIKHEEEKKGDRYEAIYSFYFGDYGHIAVQGSYLTYEDTYLAVTGGSGIFAGVSGQVKLQQIIFPFKLFYTFYLKGIPDLPSELMVTAVPPSPTVEPAPEAKACEAGATVKNFTN